In Methanolobus chelungpuianus, a genomic segment contains:
- the mobA gene encoding molybdenum cofactor guanylyltransferase: MKRSSVLLAGGLGTRLQGREKALLPFKGTTFIENTLQVLETVCDEVIISFRDEAQRKYFGSYARGRDTVLDRMQNTGPLAGMLEGFRAARGEYVLVTACDMPYISADIIELMFRMAEGHDAVVPVSASGTREPLHAVYRRVPMLHAIAASLQEGDRFAMSPVLKLDDVLYPGAEALCHGGKELMCFANINTPEDLEKLEGD, from the coding sequence TTGAAGAGATCCTCTGTATTGCTGGCAGGCGGCCTGGGAACAAGGCTTCAGGGAAGGGAGAAGGCGCTTCTTCCCTTTAAGGGAACCACTTTTATTGAGAATACCCTGCAGGTGCTGGAAACTGTATGCGATGAGGTGATCATCTCCTTCAGGGACGAAGCCCAGCGGAAGTACTTCGGATCTTATGCCCGCGGAAGGGACACCGTACTGGACAGGATGCAAAACACAGGTCCCCTTGCAGGCATGCTTGAAGGGTTCAGGGCTGCCCGCGGGGAATATGTACTTGTCACAGCCTGCGATATGCCTTATATCAGTGCGGATATCATTGAGCTCATGTTCAGGATGGCAGAAGGCCACGATGCAGTGGTCCCGGTGAGCGCCTCCGGTACAAGGGAACCCCTGCATGCCGTATACAGGAGAGTCCCGATGCTGCATGCGATAGCAGCCTCCCTGCAGGAGGGGGATAGGTTTGCCATGTCTCCTGTACTGAAACTGGATGACGTGTTGTATCCCGGAGCAGAGGCCTTATGTCACGGAGGCAAAGAGCTCATGTGCTTTGCCAACATAAACACTCCCGAGGATCTGGAAAAGTTAGAGGGCGACTGA
- a CDS encoding tetratricopeptide repeat protein has product MELVGRMESDTPEEWFKLAFDSDEPEEKIEYLDLILECETRDPALWSDDAIALVWNNKGIALTFMGMYAESLDCFERSLNLNRNDTDVWYNMGVAFFNLGLFEEAIDCYNRILRIDPRNDNAWINKGDVLVYIGRHNEALDCYTKVHKEIELDNKFAIVWNKKGMVYLDLCLYENAAECFSKVLSIDPEHESAIENLRLAMEEAKMKNSLVIHAQTQTFR; this is encoded by the coding sequence GTGGAGCTGGTTGGCAGGATGGAGAGCGATACACCGGAAGAATGGTTCAAACTGGCTTTTGACTCGGATGAGCCGGAAGAGAAAATAGAGTATTTAGACCTCATACTCGAATGTGAGACAAGGGACCCTGCTCTCTGGAGCGATGATGCTATTGCTCTTGTATGGAACAATAAGGGAATTGCTCTCACTTTTATGGGAATGTATGCAGAATCACTGGACTGCTTCGAGAGGTCCCTGAATCTTAACAGGAACGATACTGACGTATGGTACAATATGGGAGTTGCCTTTTTTAATCTGGGACTATTCGAGGAAGCCATTGATTGCTATAACAGGATCCTGCGCATCGATCCGCGCAATGACAATGCATGGATAAACAAGGGTGATGTCCTCGTATACATTGGCAGGCATAACGAGGCTCTGGATTGTTACACCAAGGTTCACAAGGAAATAGAGCTTGACAACAAATTCGCGATAGTGTGGAATAAAAAAGGGATGGTCTATCTCGACCTCTGCCTTTACGAGAATGCTGCCGAATGTTTCTCAAAGGTGCTCTCAATAGATCCTGAACATGAGAGCGCCATCGAGAATCTGAGGCTTGCCATGGAAGAAGCTAAAATGAAGAACAGCCTCGTGATCCATGCGCAGACACAGACATTCAGATGA
- a CDS encoding MBL fold metallo-hydrolase, protein MKLEFKGACREVGRSAVLVDDRIMMDYGIKPGEVAQYPVSGARPEAVLVSHAHLDHSGAVPSLMDIAPDIYMTPLTFDLSSMLARDTLRIAERSGEIAAYDSTDLSRFVENTRRIEPGLEFHVHGYRAQFYDAGHIPGAAAIHIEDRSRKSVFYTGDINTIDTRLVSGATDFPDADALIIESTYFGEDHPPRKEIEKAFMDSLTDTIDMGGNVIIPAFAIGRTQEILMLLDAHGITAYVDGLGVSAYKIMIKHPEALRNPTHLRRAFTNAIAVDGSKRDKVQLESSVIVTTAGMLNGGPVLHYLKRLYKDPKSKILITGYQVEGTNGRMALDNGIIDNDGVIQQLAIKVEQYDFSAHCGDRELKGIVKDFCDRGTEHVFTMHGEDTVAFAEWVSNETGVDAYAPELGDSFII, encoded by the coding sequence ATGAAACTGGAATTCAAAGGAGCATGCAGGGAAGTAGGACGCTCGGCCGTCCTGGTCGATGACAGGATAATGATGGACTACGGCATAAAACCCGGCGAGGTCGCCCAGTACCCGGTGAGCGGCGCACGGCCTGAGGCTGTGCTCGTCTCGCATGCGCACCTTGACCACTCGGGCGCAGTTCCCAGTTTGATGGACATTGCACCTGACATCTATATGACGCCACTCACATTCGATCTTTCAAGCATGCTTGCCAGGGATACCCTGAGGATCGCGGAGAGAAGCGGAGAGATTGCCGCATACGACAGCACCGATCTTTCAAGATTCGTAGAGAACACACGTCGTATCGAACCAGGCCTGGAATTCCATGTACATGGCTACAGGGCGCAGTTCTATGATGCCGGTCATATACCCGGCGCCGCAGCCATCCATATAGAGGACAGGAGCCGGAAGAGCGTATTCTATACGGGGGACATTAACACGATAGATACTAGACTTGTGTCAGGTGCCACCGATTTCCCGGATGCGGATGCGCTGATCATTGAAAGTACTTATTTCGGGGAAGATCACCCTCCGAGGAAAGAGATAGAAAAGGCGTTCATGGACTCGCTCACGGACACAATCGACATGGGAGGAAATGTGATAATCCCGGCTTTCGCCATAGGAAGGACACAGGAGATACTCATGCTCCTGGATGCGCACGGCATTACAGCCTATGTCGACGGACTTGGGGTTTCCGCCTACAAGATAATGATCAAGCACCCTGAGGCCCTGCGCAACCCCACGCACCTGAGAAGGGCCTTTACAAATGCCATTGCGGTGGACGGGAGCAAAAGGGACAAAGTGCAGCTTGAGTCCTCAGTGATAGTGACCACCGCAGGAATGCTGAACGGAGGACCGGTGCTCCATTACCTTAAAAGGCTGTACAAGGACCCGAAATCAAAGATCCTGATAACCGGATACCAGGTTGAGGGCACCAATGGCAGGATGGCCCTTGATAACGGCATAATAGATAATGATGGGGTCATCCAGCAGCTTGCAATAAAGGTCGAGCAGTATGATTTCTCGGCTCATTGCGGAGACAGGGAGCTTAAGGGAATTGTGAAGGATTTCTGTGACAGGGGCACTGAGCATGTGTTCACCATGCACGGGGAAGACACAGTGGCTTTTGCAGAATGGGTCAGCAATGAGACCGGCGTAGACGCATACGCACCTGAGCTGGGTGATAGTTTCATCATCTGA
- a CDS encoding DNA topoisomerase I has protein sequence MHLIIAEKHIAAKRIASILSQDKLKQIRVSGVDTYEFGSGEERKVFIGLSGHIVKLDFPKAYNNWQKVEAEELIDAQVITTSTQVKIVSALKKLGKETTKATIATDYDREGELIGVEAVDILKSVNPDIEFDRVHYSAITPKEIHDAFGNPSRIDFNLADAGHSRQVIDLVWGASLTRYISLAAGRLGNMFLSVGRVQSPTLALIVEREKERDAFVAKKYWELSASLQTKKGEIFQAEHKTSRFWEKEEVDSILKKLKDTALVSSITTSTKTDKQPTPFNTTEFISAASALGYTASSAMNIAESLYMNGFISYPRTDNTVYPESIDLRAQIEIFAKGPFKEYAEKLLAKKELVPTRGKKETTDHPPIYPASLAKKSELSEQEWKVYELVVRRFFATFAEPAEWETIKARFDISGEEFKANGARLVVPGWRWYYPYNAPEDRLLPVLTEGDQLAVLSKDVAEKETQPPGRYGQGRLIKIMEELGLGTKATRHEIISKLYSRAYIHGNPLQPTKTAFAVVESLEKFAPTISKPDMTSKLEADMDRIAEGEIPEEEVLNESREMLFSVFRDLAENRDNISESLRAGLREDKIIGVCPECGSKLMVMRSKKGGRFIGCEGYPECNFSLPLPRGGKVIVTEKTCDQHDLYHISIINSGKRPWNLGCPQCNFLEWQKVQEEEKKNNNGKIKPKKITDISGIGKVTAEKLTEAGVSDVKDLVSIDPLELSRTTNIPVKKIRSWQDAVA, from the coding sequence ATGCATCTCATCATAGCAGAGAAACATATAGCGGCGAAAAGGATAGCAAGCATCCTTTCCCAGGACAAACTGAAACAGATAAGGGTAAGCGGGGTCGACACCTATGAGTTCGGTAGCGGAGAAGAGAGAAAGGTATTCATCGGCCTGAGCGGCCATATTGTAAAGCTTGACTTTCCCAAGGCATACAACAACTGGCAGAAGGTCGAGGCAGAAGAGCTGATAGATGCCCAGGTGATCACCACATCCACACAGGTCAAGATAGTGTCCGCACTCAAGAAACTGGGTAAGGAAACAACAAAAGCGACAATAGCCACTGATTACGACCGGGAAGGAGAGCTTATCGGTGTCGAAGCTGTGGACATACTTAAAAGTGTCAACCCCGATATCGAATTCGACAGGGTTCACTACAGTGCAATCACACCCAAGGAGATACATGATGCCTTCGGGAACCCTTCCCGGATAGACTTCAACCTCGCTGATGCCGGACATTCAAGGCAGGTCATTGACCTTGTATGGGGTGCTTCCCTCACGCGGTACATCTCCCTTGCCGCCGGACGCCTGGGCAACATGTTCCTGTCCGTGGGCAGGGTACAGTCACCCACGCTTGCACTCATAGTGGAACGTGAGAAGGAGAGGGACGCCTTCGTGGCTAAGAAGTACTGGGAACTCTCAGCAAGCCTGCAGACAAAGAAAGGAGAGATCTTCCAGGCAGAGCATAAGACCAGCCGCTTCTGGGAAAAAGAAGAGGTTGACAGTATCCTTAAGAAACTTAAAGACACTGCACTGGTCTCAAGCATAACGACATCCACCAAGACTGACAAGCAACCCACGCCCTTTAATACCACCGAGTTCATCAGTGCGGCAAGTGCCCTGGGTTACACTGCCTCAAGTGCGATGAACATTGCAGAATCACTCTACATGAACGGTTTTATCTCATATCCAAGGACTGACAATACTGTCTATCCTGAAAGTATCGACCTTAGGGCGCAGATCGAGATATTCGCCAAAGGTCCTTTCAAGGAGTATGCTGAGAAGCTCCTTGCAAAGAAGGAACTCGTGCCCACCAGGGGCAAGAAGGAAACAACAGACCACCCGCCTATCTATCCTGCATCCCTTGCAAAGAAATCAGAGCTGAGCGAGCAGGAATGGAAAGTCTACGAACTTGTTGTCAGGCGTTTTTTCGCAACATTTGCCGAGCCTGCAGAGTGGGAGACCATAAAGGCTCGTTTCGATATCAGCGGAGAGGAGTTCAAGGCCAACGGGGCCAGGCTTGTGGTCCCCGGCTGGCGCTGGTACTATCCCTACAACGCGCCGGAGGACCGGCTGCTCCCGGTACTCACGGAGGGCGATCAGCTTGCGGTCCTGAGCAAGGATGTCGCAGAGAAGGAGACGCAGCCCCCGGGTAGATACGGGCAGGGCAGGCTTATCAAGATCATGGAGGAACTCGGCCTCGGAACAAAGGCCACACGCCACGAGATCATCAGCAAGCTATACTCCAGGGCATATATACATGGGAACCCTCTCCAGCCTACCAAGACAGCCTTTGCCGTGGTCGAGTCGCTTGAAAAGTTCGCACCCACCATATCAAAACCCGACATGACAAGCAAGCTGGAAGCAGATATGGACAGGATAGCGGAAGGTGAGATCCCTGAGGAAGAGGTGCTCAATGAATCTAGGGAGATGCTGTTCTCGGTCTTCAGGGACCTTGCCGAGAACAGGGACAATATAAGTGAGTCACTGCGTGCCGGCCTGAGAGAGGACAAGATAATAGGAGTATGTCCTGAATGCGGCTCCAAGCTTATGGTCATGCGCTCAAAGAAAGGAGGACGTTTCATAGGCTGTGAAGGGTACCCGGAGTGCAATTTCTCACTGCCCCTGCCCCGTGGCGGGAAAGTGATAGTGACCGAGAAGACATGCGACCAGCATGACCTCTACCATATCAGCATCATCAACTCCGGCAAAAGACCCTGGAACCTGGGATGCCCGCAATGTAATTTCCTTGAGTGGCAGAAAGTGCAGGAAGAGGAGAAGAAGAATAACAACGGTAAGATAAAACCTAAAAAGATAACCGACATATCAGGTATAGGGAAGGTTACCGCCGAAAAACTTACCGAGGCGGGAGTATCCGATGTCAAGGACCTGGTCAGTATCGATCCACTGGAACTTTCAAGAACTACGAATATTCCGGTAAAGAAGATCAGGAGCTGGCAGGATGCCGTTGCCTGA
- a CDS encoding amino acid permease, whose amino-acid sequence MAAVETKERLGRGLGFFSTFAIGTGTMIGAGIFILPGIAMANAGPGAILSFLLGGIISIATAISMAELATGMPSAGGSYYYISRTMGAVLGTVIGLGSWLALIFKGSFALIGLAEYFQLFYYLPLYLIAVAAGIILLVINYRGAKSSGSLQNVIVALLILILLAFIYEVALFVEPDNFRPAVPYGPVSVLTTTGMIFISYLGLAEISAVSEEVKNPSRNLPLAFIASAVTVTLFYVGIMAVVVGVATPGASASSVTPLADIANTLAGDTGRIMLIFAAFIATLSTANGAILSSSRFPFAMSRDALMPQWFIRIHRTFETPSNAILVTGIIMILLLFLFDIEQLARLGGAFNIIIFVLLNVAVIILRKRTLPGYEPTFRDPFFPLTQIIGIAGSLILLPLLGMLPLFFALIMVFAGAGWFRYYGRGKAMPRYNLFDLLENTIDQPTIKTGPFAKVLVPISNPRHERDLLKLADCLGSEMIGLHVIKVPSQTSLQVARETYHDRHMEMDFSFRREFDRYPAILGHKRDYIVAFDHDVANSIIEQAEIENVDSIIMGWHESSRFQYSLGEVASEVLTYSKKQILLMKGYLPDRISKILVAYNGKENAVYGLHLAKRLAANTGAGIVVMAVISPDMEPDMKEEITARISELSTKEDTIPLECRILERYSIEDAILEAAESNDLTIIGDSSQRFKISLLGTLSQRIARHSKKPVLIVKRSKPISKESLNYMLKKYIRRYRARVNRKKESQDNGLPGL is encoded by the coding sequence ATGGCCGCAGTGGAAACTAAGGAAAGATTGGGACGTGGCCTGGGCTTTTTCTCGACCTTTGCCATTGGCACCGGCACGATGATAGGCGCAGGGATATTCATCCTCCCGGGCATCGCCATGGCAAACGCTGGCCCGGGCGCGATACTATCGTTCCTGCTGGGTGGCATCATATCGATCGCTACAGCCATCAGCATGGCGGAACTGGCAACCGGGATGCCTTCTGCGGGCGGGAGCTATTATTATATAAGCCGCACAATGGGAGCTGTACTTGGCACGGTCATCGGCCTTGGCTCCTGGCTGGCATTGATATTCAAAGGCTCCTTTGCCCTTATCGGGCTTGCAGAGTATTTCCAGCTATTCTATTATCTCCCGCTATACCTCATTGCAGTCGCAGCAGGCATCATCCTGCTTGTGATCAATTACCGCGGTGCAAAAAGCAGCGGTTCGCTGCAAAACGTTATTGTTGCATTGCTGATACTTATCCTTCTTGCCTTCATATACGAAGTTGCACTCTTCGTAGAACCGGATAACTTCAGGCCTGCAGTGCCTTACGGACCTGTGTCCGTACTCACCACCACCGGGATGATCTTCATATCCTATCTCGGGCTTGCAGAGATCTCTGCGGTCTCGGAAGAGGTCAAGAACCCATCAAGGAATCTTCCGCTTGCATTCATTGCCTCTGCAGTGACAGTTACCCTGTTCTATGTAGGCATAATGGCAGTGGTGGTCGGAGTAGCCACCCCTGGAGCATCTGCATCCAGCGTCACCCCTCTTGCAGATATCGCAAATACCCTGGCAGGAGACACAGGAAGGATTATGCTTATATTTGCTGCATTCATTGCCACGCTCTCCACAGCCAACGGGGCCATCCTGTCGTCCTCGAGATTCCCTTTTGCCATGAGCAGGGATGCGCTCATGCCGCAGTGGTTCATAAGGATCCACAGGACATTCGAAACGCCTTCCAATGCAATACTTGTCACGGGTATCATTATGATCCTTCTTCTGTTCCTGTTCGACATAGAGCAGCTGGCAAGGCTCGGGGGCGCTTTCAACATAATTATCTTTGTGCTGCTCAATGTGGCTGTGATAATACTCAGGAAGCGCACCCTGCCGGGATATGAGCCTACTTTCAGGGATCCCTTCTTCCCGTTGACCCAGATCATAGGGATCGCAGGAAGCCTTATACTGCTACCGCTTCTTGGGATGCTGCCCCTGTTCTTCGCACTGATCATGGTGTTCGCAGGGGCGGGCTGGTTCAGGTACTACGGAAGAGGGAAGGCCATGCCCAGGTACAACCTGTTCGATCTGCTGGAAAACACAATCGATCAACCTACTATAAAGACCGGGCCTTTTGCCAAGGTACTTGTACCCATATCCAACCCCAGGCACGAACGTGATCTGCTTAAACTGGCTGACTGCCTGGGAAGTGAGATGATAGGACTTCACGTGATCAAAGTGCCGAGCCAGACAAGCCTGCAGGTGGCCCGCGAGACATACCATGACAGGCATATGGAAATGGATTTCAGTTTCAGGAGGGAATTTGACAGATATCCTGCGATCCTTGGTCACAAGAGGGACTACATCGTTGCTTTTGACCATGACGTCGCAAACTCGATAATAGAGCAGGCAGAGATCGAGAACGTTGACAGCATAATTATGGGATGGCACGAGTCAAGCAGATTCCAGTACTCCCTTGGCGAGGTCGCAAGCGAAGTGCTCACTTACTCTAAAAAGCAGATCCTCCTTATGAAAGGATACCTGCCTGACAGGATCAGCAAGATCCTAGTCGCATACAATGGGAAGGAAAATGCTGTATACGGCCTCCATCTTGCAAAGAGACTGGCTGCCAATACAGGAGCAGGGATCGTTGTAATGGCAGTCATCAGCCCCGATATGGAACCGGATATGAAGGAAGAGATCACTGCCAGGATATCGGAACTGTCAACGAAGGAGGACACAATACCTCTTGAGTGCAGGATACTGGAAAGGTACTCGATCGAGGATGCCATACTGGAAGCTGCTGAAAGCAACGATCTGACAATTATCGGGGATTCCAGCCAGAGGTTCAAGATATCTCTTCTCGGGACACTTTCCCAGAGAATTGCCAGGCACTCCAAGAAACCTGTACTTATAGTCAAGAGGTCCAAGCCAATATCCAAGGAAAGTCTCAACTACATGCTCAAAAAGTACATCCGCAGGTACAGAGCCAGAGTGAACAGAAAGAAGGAGTCACAGGATAATGGCCTGCCGGGCCTCTGA
- a CDS encoding helix-turn-helix transcriptional regulator, with protein MSEKRKNTLLLLKDGPQEMEYLLGSLDTTRQALLPQIRVLEEHYLVSHNKETYELTPIGKLIVKDMAPLTSTVDVLDNDIDYWGTHNLGFIPPHLVNRLDHLRPCSIINPPLMELYDINKDFHKTSVESKALSLFFTFLYPNFPEIYSEWIDNVDRIKYIASKELFERISSNYKDEFNRYISTGKFDLFVYNHDTNFVSFGYNDYCAFFRLLSKTGEYDNKQLICFSSSAVEWTTELYDHYLKASIPATEL; from the coding sequence ATGTCAGAGAAGAGAAAGAACACTCTTTTATTATTGAAAGACGGACCTCAGGAAATGGAATATCTTCTCGGCTCTCTTGACACCACTAGACAGGCACTGCTTCCGCAGATAAGAGTACTGGAAGAGCATTATCTTGTTTCTCACAACAAAGAGACTTATGAGCTGACGCCCATTGGAAAATTGATCGTTAAGGACATGGCTCCTCTAACAAGCACAGTGGATGTCCTGGATAATGATATTGATTACTGGGGAACACATAACCTTGGTTTTATCCCGCCTCATTTGGTCAACCGGTTGGATCATTTGCGTCCCTGCAGTATAATAAATCCTCCTTTGATGGAGTTATATGATATTAATAAAGATTTTCACAAGACTTCTGTGGAATCAAAGGCACTGTCCCTTTTTTTCACATTCCTCTATCCTAATTTCCCCGAGATCTACAGCGAATGGATAGATAACGTGGACCGCATAAAGTATATTGCCAGCAAGGAGCTCTTTGAAAGGATAAGCTCTAATTATAAGGATGAGTTTAACAGATATATCAGTACAGGGAAGTTTGACCTGTTTGTCTATAATCATGACACGAATTTTGTTTCTTTCGGTTATAATGACTACTGTGCCTTTTTCAGGTTGCTGTCGAAAACTGGCGAATATGACAACAAACAGTTGATTTGCTTCAGTTCCAGCGCAGTAGAATGGACAACTGAATTATATGACCATTATCTCAAGGCTTCAATACCGGCCACAGAACTTTGA
- a CDS encoding exodeoxyribonuclease III, translating into MEKMKIISWNVNGIRSVQKKGFFEWMRQEQPDILCIQETKAQKGQLGSGFTEVQGYHSYFSSAEKKGYSGVAIYTKREPLSVKCGFGIPKFDTEGRVLIADYGQFVLFNIYFPNGKASRERLDYKMEFYDAFLEYARELKGQGRKLIICGDVNTAHREIDLARPKENETISGFLPEERAWIDKFLLQGYVDTFRFFHPEPGQYTWWSVRAGARARNVGWRIDYFYASENTMENIRDSFIMPDIQGSDHCPLGIIVEF; encoded by the coding sequence ATGGAAAAAATGAAGATCATCTCATGGAACGTCAATGGAATCCGGTCCGTGCAGAAAAAAGGCTTTTTTGAATGGATGCGGCAAGAGCAACCTGATATCCTGTGCATCCAGGAAACAAAGGCCCAGAAGGGACAGCTGGGTTCCGGGTTCACTGAAGTGCAGGGTTATCACAGTTATTTCTCCTCTGCTGAAAAGAAAGGTTACAGCGGTGTGGCCATATACACCAAAAGGGAGCCCTTAAGTGTGAAGTGCGGTTTCGGTATCCCCAAATTCGATACTGAGGGCCGGGTCCTGATAGCAGATTACGGGCAGTTCGTGCTGTTCAACATATATTTCCCCAATGGCAAGGCCTCCCGGGAAAGGCTTGATTACAAAATGGAGTTCTATGATGCTTTCCTGGAATATGCCCGCGAACTGAAAGGGCAGGGGCGCAAGCTCATAATATGCGGCGATGTGAACACGGCCCACAGGGAGATCGACCTGGCCCGCCCGAAGGAGAACGAGACCATATCAGGCTTTTTGCCGGAAGAGAGGGCATGGATAGACAAGTTCCTCTTACAGGGATATGTGGATACCTTCAGGTTCTTCCACCCGGAGCCGGGCCAGTATACCTGGTGGAGCGTCAGGGCGGGGGCAAGGGCACGCAACGTGGGCTGGAGGATAGACTATTTCTATGCAAGCGAGAACACCATGGAGAACATCCGTGACTCGTTCATAATGCCGGACATCCAGGGTTCCGATCACTGTCCGCTGGGGATCATAGTGGAGTTCTGA
- a CDS encoding TIGR00725 family protein, translated as MRPQIGVIGAGACEESVGKAAEEVGREIAKRNASLICGGRSGVMEAAARGAKMEGGTTIGILPGDSRHGANPFIDIFILSNMGHARNAIIAQSCDVLIAIGGEYGTLSEIALALKMGKKVVTFRSKWEIEGTVKACSPAEAVELAMNGLGV; from the coding sequence ATGAGACCGCAGATAGGAGTGATAGGTGCGGGTGCCTGTGAGGAGTCAGTCGGGAAGGCAGCAGAGGAAGTGGGAAGAGAGATAGCAAAAAGGAACGCTTCCCTTATATGTGGAGGACGCAGCGGCGTGATGGAAGCTGCTGCGAGGGGAGCGAAAATGGAGGGTGGGACCACCATAGGTATACTTCCCGGAGATAGCCGCCATGGCGCAAACCCATTCATAGATATTTTCATACTGAGCAATATGGGACATGCCCGCAATGCCATCATAGCCCAGTCATGCGATGTGCTGATAGCTATAGGAGGGGAGTACGGAACACTTTCAGAGATAGCGCTTGCCCTGAAAATGGGTAAAAAGGTAGTTACATTCCGGTCAAAATGGGAAATAGAAGGGACTGTAAAAGCCTGCAGTCCCGCAGAGGCTGTCGAGCTGGCAATGAATGGCCTTGGTGTTTGA
- a CDS encoding DUF367 family protein yields MQEKNGKDVRLFIYHASQCDPKKCTGKKMARFELARLFEQVNRIPRESILLDPMAEKALSPEDNARKGITVLDCSWEHVEEVFPQLVRLNLQHRALPYLVAGNPVNFGRPFKLTSAEAFAAALYILGNKTQAQAVMDKFNWGHTFLELNHEPLEEYSRAKDSKEILRIQSEYM; encoded by the coding sequence ATGCAAGAAAAGAATGGGAAGGATGTTAGGCTCTTCATTTATCATGCAAGCCAGTGTGATCCGAAGAAATGCACAGGAAAGAAAATGGCACGTTTTGAACTTGCCCGCCTTTTTGAACAGGTGAACAGGATACCACGGGAATCCATTTTACTGGACCCCATGGCAGAGAAAGCGCTCTCTCCCGAAGATAATGCCAGAAAGGGAATAACTGTACTTGATTGCTCATGGGAGCACGTGGAGGAGGTCTTCCCCCAGCTGGTCAGGCTCAACCTCCAGCACCGTGCACTGCCTTACCTGGTTGCAGGTAACCCCGTGAATTTTGGCAGGCCATTCAAGCTCACGTCTGCAGAAGCCTTTGCCGCCGCCCTGTACATCCTTGGCAACAAAACACAGGCTCAGGCAGTGATGGACAAGTTCAACTGGGGACATACCTTCCTTGAGCTTAACCACGAGCCCCTTGAGGAATACTCCCGGGCAAAGGACAGTAAGGAAATACTGCGGATCCAGAGCGAGTACATGTAA
- the minD gene encoding cell division ATPase MinD, whose translation MTAKIYTAISGKGGTGSTTVSINVGAAIAGFAKKTLLIDADIGMPTVGLMLGIETSGATLHDVLAGNADAREAIYDGPNNMKVMPGSISLQSFLNTDPDRLADVVESLREGYDFIIIDSPTGITKNSISAISLADELILVMNPDIASLAGAMKVKTIAESMNKPFLGFFLNRSAVTSNELNAERIEGTLGIRLLENLPEDISVKKSLAFKAPVVVKYPGSPVSVGFNRLSASVAGLKVPAVETYQEGKKGKKGKRLSLSKSRSS comes from the coding sequence ATGACTGCAAAGATATATACTGCCATCTCCGGAAAAGGTGGTACCGGTTCGACTACTGTTTCAATAAATGTTGGCGCTGCGATCGCAGGTTTTGCCAAGAAGACACTTCTCATTGATGCGGATATAGGAATGCCCACAGTCGGGCTCATGCTTGGCATTGAAACCTCCGGAGCCACACTGCACGATGTCCTTGCAGGTAACGCTGATGCCAGAGAAGCCATATATGATGGGCCGAACAACATGAAAGTGATGCCTGGCAGTATATCCCTGCAGAGCTTTCTTAACACGGATCCCGATAGGCTGGCTGATGTAGTGGAAAGTCTCAGGGAAGGCTATGATTTTATCATAATTGATTCTCCCACGGGTATCACCAAGAATTCCATTTCAGCGATATCCCTCGCAGATGAACTTATACTTGTCATGAATCCTGACATTGCTTCCCTTGCAGGTGCAATGAAGGTAAAGACCATTGCCGAATCCATGAACAAGCCCTTCCTTGGCTTTTTCCTGAATCGAAGCGCAGTAACCTCCAATGAACTTAACGCAGAAAGGATAGAGGGTACCCTCGGTATCAGACTACTTGAGAATCTGCCTGAGGATATCAGTGTCAAGAAGTCCCTGGCTTTCAAGGCCCCTGTTGTGGTGAAATACCCGGGCTCCCCCGTCTCAGTGGGATTCAATCGCCTTTCAGCATCAGTGGCAGGGCTAAAAGTACCTGCAGTTGAAACATATCAAGAGGGCAAGAAAGGAAAGAAAGGCAAGAGACTCTCTTTGTCTAAGAGCAGAAGCTCATGA